Proteins co-encoded in one Physeter macrocephalus isolate SW-GA unplaced genomic scaffold, ASM283717v5 random_108, whole genome shotgun sequence genomic window:
- the LOC114483895 gene encoding transcription factor Sp2: MHIFKGFGHIFPDFPPASLDHFTPPDVRTRAYFPTVSATVYIRTPSGEVQTVLVQDGPPATAATTSTTTCSSPPSRAAHLSGTSKKHSAAILRKERPLPKIAPAGSIISLNAAQLAAAAQAMQTININGVQVQGVPVTITNTGGQQQLTVQNVSGNNLTISGLSPTQIQLQMEQALAGEAQPGEKRRRMACTCPNCKDGDKRSGEQGKKKHVCHIPDCGKTFRKTSLLRAHVRLHTGERPFVCNWFFCGKRFTRSDELQRHARTHTGDKRFECAQCQKRFMRSDHLTKHYKTHLVTKNL; encoded by the exons atgcatatttttaaaggctttggACACATATTCCCAGATTTTCCTCCAGCAAGCCTAGACCACTTCACACCCCCTGACGTAAGAACACGTGCCTATTTCCCTACTGTCTCAGCAACA GTCTACATCCGTACACCTTCTGGTGAGGTACAGACGGTCCTTGTCCAAGATGGCCCCCCAGCAACAGCTGcgaccacctccaccaccacttGTAGCAGCCCTCCGTCTCGTGCTGCCCATCTGAGCGGGACCAGCAAAAAGCACTCGGCTGCAATTCTCCGGAAAGAGCGTCCCCTGCCAAAGATTGCCCCTGCCGGGAGCATCATCAGCCTGAACGCAGCCCAGCTGGCAGCAGCAGCCCAGGCCATGCAGACCATCAACATCAACGGTGTCCAGGTCCAGGGTGTGCCCGTCACCATCACCAATACTGGCG GGCAGCAGCAGCTGACAGTGCAGAATGTTTCTGGGAATAACCTGACCATCAGTGGGCTGAGCCCCACCCAGATCCAGCTGCAGATGGAACAGGCCCTGGCTGGAGAGGCCCAGCCTGGGGAGAAGCGGCGCCGCATGGCCTGCACGTGTCCCAACTGCAAGGACGGGGACAAGAG GTCTGGAGAGCAGGGCAAGAAGAAGCACGTGTGCCACATCCCTGACTGCGGCAAGACTTTCCGTAAGACGTCCCTGCTGCGGGCTCACGTGCGCTTGCACACTGGCGAGCGGCCCTTTGTCTGCAACTGGTTCTTCTGTGGGAAGAGGTTCACACGGAGTGACGAGCTCCAGCGGCACGCCCGCACCCACACAG GGGACAAACGCTTCGAGTGTGCCCAGTGTCAGAAGCGCTTCATGAGGAGTGACCACCTCACCAAGCATTACAAGACCCACCTGGTCACGAAGAACTTGTAA